GTCGCCCCCCGCGACGTTGCCGCGCTCGGCTGCCGGTTCATGACGGCGTACCACGCGCTGGAGCACCGCGCTCACGTCGGCGCGGGGGAGTGGGTCGCCGTTCACGGCTGCGGCGGCGTCGGCCTCTCGGCGGTCCAGGTCGCCGACGCGCTCGGCGCACGTGTGATCGCCGTCGACGTCGACGACGGCGCGCTCTCGCGAGCGGAGGCCGCCGGCGCCGACGAGACCGTCCGCGGCGACGCGGTCGACGTGCCGAGCGAGGTCGAGGCGATCACCGGCCGGGGGGCGCACGTCTCGCTGGACGCGCTCGGGCGGGCGGAGACGTGCCGCAACTCCGTCGCCTGCCTCCGCGAGCGCGGCACGCACGTCCAGGTCGGGCTGACGACCGACGCGGAGAAGGGAGCGGTGTCACTGCCGACGGACGCGATGACGCGCTGGGAGGTCGACTTCCTCGGCTCGCGCGGGATGCCGCCGACGCGGTACGACGAGCTGCTCGGGCTGTTGGAGGCCGGCGACCTCGATCCCAGCGTGCTCGTCGGCCGCGAGGTCGGACTGGACGAGGTCCCGGAGCGACTCGCCGCGATGACCGACTACGAGACCGAGGGGGTCGAGGTACTGACCTTCTGAAGGAGACGGGGAGAGTCGCCGACGGCGCCGGCCGTTACAGCAGCTTCGAGAGGAACCGCTGGCCGCGCTCGGTCGTCGGCTGCTCGAAGAACTGCTCGGGGGGCGTCCGTTCGACGATCCGGCCCTCCGACATGAGGGTGATCGTGTCGGCGACCTCGCGGGCGAACCCCATCTCGTGGGTGACGACCATCATCGTCATCCCCTCGT
This genomic stretch from Halobaculum roseum harbors:
- a CDS encoding zinc-dependent alcohol dehydrogenase family protein; the protein is MQAAVLREYGEPLDVTDVSEPDLEPHGVVVDVEACGICRSDWHAWMGHGEWADDQVPLDYVLGHEPAGTVVAVGERVASVEEGDRVAVPFNLGCGACPECVNGHGNTCLDGHALGFERAAPGAFAERVHLPHADYNAMRLPAGVAPRDVAALGCRFMTAYHALEHRAHVGAGEWVAVHGCGGVGLSAVQVADALGARVIAVDVDDGALSRAEAAGADETVRGDAVDVPSEVEAITGRGAHVSLDALGRAETCRNSVACLRERGTHVQVGLTTDAEKGAVSLPTDAMTRWEVDFLGSRGMPPTRYDELLGLLEAGDLDPSVLVGREVGLDEVPERLAAMTDYETEGVEVLTF